In Salmo trutta chromosome 24, fSalTru1.1, whole genome shotgun sequence, the DNA window CAATATTGCAACAACATTTGGAAATAATATACAATTTCAATGACATAGTAACGATGACTTGAAAGATAAATACTTGCTCATTGAAGTAATTTAACTCAAATTGGAGGGCAGGAAAATATCTGCGCCCTAAACTCAAAGCACCGTAGgaagtttagtttattaggatccctattagctACTGCACTCTGCACATgcagcacctactcttcctggagtccacatAACACATtcaaatacatgacaaagtacataacagtaatagacaagaacaaTATAAGATATTACACTAAATTAAATAcattaagtaaaaaataagtgatatataggaaagacaccaagagacaacaaaaatagaatttacacactatacatacatattcatattcttatatacagtacaggtaAATTAGATCTTTAGAAATAGTAGAGGCACTGTGATACAatgttttttatctgttttttaaagttAAACTTGACACAGACATAGGCCTATTCTTTCATTTGAAAACAAGAAAGAAAGCCATGATTGTTGGTTGCATTTGGTCTTTTATATTAAGAATATATACACAAACTACAACAGCACTGTAATTCAATAACAAAGGTAAATTGCTTTCCTGTGAAAGAGAAAACACAAAAGAGGCTATATTACCTCCAAGCAAATATTGCACTGCTCGTAAAGGCAAAACAAAGATAGTCATGGTAATCCTAAATCAATAAATATAATGTGATTGAAGTATTAACTCAAACAATGAATGAAAATGGCATATGTTGTGCAAACATGTAGCACTGCATGACTTGGGTATACTTGCGGTGTAGGACTATATTGACCAGAAAACACTCCAAAGAACTAGACCCAAATGTAATCAATAAGTTCCCGCATTGCAGCCCAATtaggtgtgtatgtgtaccaAGTGCAACAGTACACtgtgcatatactgtacacatgCATGAAGTTCTGATAAAGACCACACAGTTGATCTCAATAAATACAGCATCAATCGCAGTGTTTTACATCTTCCTATCCTTTTTACATATGTACATACGTCAATCTCCAGCACCAGCTCAAAGCCACTGGAAGTGAGTATGTATCTATCTTTTCATATGATGAATATATGAATCAGAGTGAGCCAGGAACACTGGATCCCATCTACAGGGTTGCAACACCTGTGTGCTCTTATCGCATTTTGATTAATAACTGTTTTATTGACCAGCGTTTCCCACAGGACCCACTGGCTAGTTCCTTTTGGGTTGTACCCAATTGCCTTGAGTTGGGGGCTAAAGCCTAGCTAGAAACACGGTTTTGTTTATATGGTGGAGCAGCAGGATATCTTGATTCCAGTTTCTACCAGGTGGTGCTAAAACCATGCAATTACATGGTAGATAGACAGGTAGGTATTGTGAAACAGTACAGTAAGTACACATTATAGAGTATTTACAACTGAGCTACCTGTTTGCGGGTTGTGTAATTGGCTCATTTTGATATATTGTGCTGTGCATCTGTTCTTGTTGTTCCCACCACCTTTTTAAAAGGGCACTTTATTTCACAGCCACACCGCTCAAGTGATTCCTATATAAAACTGCAGGCCCCTGTTGTGTTCTTAGGATGCCAGCCCAAGCAAGAAGCCTCCGAAGAATCCACTGGTGACGATAATGTTTGTCTTCACAAACTCTGTGGactgggagagagatagagataaatAACGGTATTAAAATATAAGAAAAGTGCAATATCCTTTTAAGACAAATAACAAATCTGAATGCATATGGATAATTGATCCTTTGACTTAGTAGCCTAGTCTGTACAAGTAGGCAGAATTTGTATTATGTCAGTATGAATGTAGTTCAATTCACACTGCTTTGTCatgcacaaatcaaatcaaatcaaatgttatttgtcacatgcgccgaatacaacaggtgtagggtTACCTGGTCGATAAAAGAGTTGAGCTCTGGTACAGCCCTGTCGGCTTTCTTCTTCAGGTGCCTCTTGGCTTTGTTGACATCCTTCTCCACTCTCTTCCAGTCCACCTGCACATAGCCACTGTGGTTGGCTATctggagaatagaatagagattTTTTATTTTCGGGACTATTAAAAAAACTAAGCAAAAATGCTATGTAAAATAATCTATGACAATAAGGATTTTAGCTAATAGTATTGTAGCTAAAGAGCAAGCTTCTCTTCGCAGTGGGTGACCAGCATGTGAAATAACTCATTTAGACTtgtatactgtacattaaaaACTTGTGTTGATTTCCTACCTGTAATAACAGGAATCCTCCACCCACAGCGGTGGCTGCAATCTTCCCCACCTTCTGGAAAAGATATCCTGCACACCTGGCAGCGAGAGACAATACAAAACTCAAATTAAACCCTATCCTGCATGTAGTACACTAAACAGGGCAATAGAATCCTCTCCAGAGGAAGCCTGTATTTCGATCATACCATGCATTAAAGTACAGTAGCATTGACCACCATGTGAGAGAGATATCAAATGATAAAGAACAGTCCTGAGGATGCTCCGTTGTATAACCAATATAGGCTACCTTGGCCTGCAGGACTTACCAGCCGCTCACACCACCCAGTGCTATTTGTGTGGCCACCGAATACTTCTCAGCCATAGGACCCGAATTGTTCCCACCAAATAGGCAGCCCCACCATTGTTGACGCCTGGCATATTGTGTCAGGTCGACCACCTCATATGTGTCCTCATTCTCTGGGTCTTGGGACGGGAGACACAAAGTAGAGCACTTTATGTACAAGAGGCGAACAATTGGCAGTAGCACAAGTATTAATATCTGTGCCATATTCCATTGGCAAGTCTGTTTCGTTTTCGTGAGAAACAGTATAAATGAAGTAACGTAAAACCATGGTGGAAGGAGAGGATTATGAGTCTAATTTCTTACAGGCACATCTTGGCATAATAATCCATTCGCGTATGTGGGGAAATAAAACGTCAAATTGCACAGTGTTATAACGTGGTAACAATGTTGCAACTTTAGCCATTCCTACTTATCTTGATATAATCTATGACGTTGATACATTGACACACACCGAGTGAGTGCGATCAGACCGAGAGAGTAGACCTAACAGTTTTTTTAGCGAGTAGGTCGCCACATATTTGACATATGTGGATATGATTTAATGCTATATAGCGTACATCTAAGATGGAAATATGGGTCCAAATATGAAAACATAAAGGTCGTTTTTGGTTTGAGAGCGACACTTACCCTCTTCACGATCCGCCATTTTGGAGTGTCTTGACTTGAATGTTGTTGACAAATGCTGTCACAGGCGTGATGGGATACATGGTTTGCATAGTTTGTCACACAGTCAAACAgaatttcatgcatttaaaaaatatcCCTCTAATTATTGATCTTATTAGAATGTATCAATACAGTTTAGAATTTAATGCAGCTTTCATAAATGTAGGTTGCCtcacaaataaataaaactgACATAttaacaaataaaatgttttacccccccaaaaatgtatagcTTACAAAATATACAACTGTACACAGTAAATGCAACAGCACAGAATAGGCTACTTCAGTCTGTTATTTTGGAGCAGGATTATAGCTATAATAGAGTCGGGTCTGTAGCCTTTGCAATAAATGACTTATTAATGTTTTAATGTTTAATGTTTTTTGTGTATTTCATATTAACATTCATCAGAGTGATTTATGGATAATATACCCTGTGGTACTATTGTATGGTATGTAATATGACAACTGTACAGTATGGCACTATGACAACTGGACTGGTATTCTGGGAGATTTTTTAGGATTACACATAATCTAACTCAATATCTCCAATATCTAAGAGCTCTTGAGCTTTATGTAACTAAGCCTATTCTATGACTTCATGGTCGGTTATTATTTCCTTTATATTGAAAAGACACAATCTGGAGTCTGTGTTTCATCCCTTTGGCAGCCCACCCATTTAATGGACAGATTTTAATTAGATAACTTTTGCACCTGGAGTTTATCTGTGTttctacagtatatctacaaTGCTAAATGTTGTACTGTTGAATCTTGGGTAAAATAATTAGCAGATTTGGTAGGCCTATGCATATTGGGCTTGCTGCCTATGTGTTTGATAACCATTATGCTTCATTGAAACCAGGAGCTTAATTTGATCCCTTTCTTTTCCCCTCAAACTTCACTGCTTCCTGTTACAAGACGGCGACAGGTGGCCATCTATCTCTGCCACCATGACAGGGATGACAGATATACAGCCCAGCCAATTTGTGgcaggaggagggggtgggggcaTTCCAATCGAACTGGAAAGTGACCTCTGCTCTGAGTTATCAAGTCTGATGGACGAAGCCACATCGTCTGCaggagacaacaacaacagccagCAGGATCAAGGCTCCCCATATACTTCATCCAATACCCAAATCTTCACCTTATGTCATTATGAGTTGAACATTGGTAACAACCCCAACTCTCCAAGGcctgttgtgttgtgatgggcaTGTTTAGTCAGCTCCCATATGAGTACTCCAGCATCAGACCATTTAGAGAAGCTTCAAGTTTTACTGTTACGTGCAcacgtacagtgaaatgcctttcctgCAAGTTCTAGTTTGGCATATGTCTGAAGATACAGCATCTTGCCTACAATGGCATTGGCATCTtgcaaaaataaacacatttgtcTATGCTAACACTTGTAACACTTAGCacttatatacagtacaagtcaaaagttttgacacacctactcattcaagggtttttctttatttgtactattttctacattgtagaataatagtgaagacatcaaactatgaaataacacatgtggaatcatgtagtaaccaaaaaagtgttacacaaatcaaaatatattttatattcttcaaagtagccaccctttgccttgatgacagattttcaaactcttggcattctctgaagcATTACATACTATACTTTTGTAAATCACAGACAGCATTGTTATAGCAAACAGTGATAACAAAGCAATCACATCAGATAAAATAGTAATAGCAACACTGTAGCATTCATGCATAATCCTTGGCAACCAACTGACCTGTACCCCTTCCCATCCGTTCTCTCCGGGATCCTTGCGACGTCCATACCCCCCATGTAGTTTCGATTTCAAATGGTCAAGGTAAGGGTTAACGTTAGGGTTAGGTAACTagactttcctagttaaaaaaataaaaataaaggtaAGGGTTATGTTAAAAGTTTATAgtaaaggttaggattagggtttagTGTAGGGACGCCCCAAGGATCCCAAATTATCACTAACCATACTGGCAACATTTGAAAAGGACAGTTACCTTAACCAATAAGATACCTCAAAGTAGACCTACAAAAAAACGTAATACTAATCACAATACAACATGGGAAACCAATCGAAAGAAGCTGTGGAACTGCGTAAAGTTCAGGGTTTgttattcatgtgtgtgtgtgaggaacgACACCCAAGAAAAAATGAAGTCACATGATAACACACGGATACATTCGTTGGTCACAGTGAAGCGAGGGCGTTTCTACGGTGGCGGCGTGCATTTGCCTATGTGACACAATTACAACAACTTTGAGCTGGTGTGGGGGGAAGTTTACTATATTACCAAATAACGTCCTATCGTAAAAAACCGGCATCAACTCTACTTCATCCATTATTTGGCAATTACATACATTTAGTATTTTGTGTACAATCATGCGAtaaggcttttttttttttttggacggGTCTTGTTTTCCTTCAGGATTTGTCAATCACTCGGCTGAGCTAGCTACGTTTTCAGTCCTACAATACGGTGGTGTACTTTCGTTCTTGTTATATTTTTTGGTGTCGCCCGCTTCCCTGTTCCTTTTCTATGAAATCGTGCGGTGTGTCGCTCGACGCCGCTGCCGCTGGTGATGAGCAAAAGAAAATGGCGGCGGGAAAAGCGAATGAAATCGAATTGGACTTTCCGAAGCTAACAGCTCAGGAGAGAGACAGCTTGGTCGACATTGACAGGTTAGCGAATGAACAATGCATTTGCTTTCTTTGtctacgtttttttttttgtgtattgAGTTTTCGTACATTAAAAGTCTTTTAAAACGACGTATATGTCCCAAGTAATACGGAACCGCCTGTGTTGTCCTCTGCTTGCAGTTCACTATTTGGATTTCAGAGGCTTCATGAAGATGGCGCCAGAACGAAGGCCTTGCTGTTAAAGGTATGTCACAGATAGGACCAGAGTCGCCCCTCCGCTGTCACTCCTGATTTGTGCATATCTGGAATAAGTGTCAGGGACCTGCTGGATATTTAACCACAATCCCTTTCCATTAACTAGAAGCCCAGGCGCACAAGTGGGTGGATATTACGTTAATGAATTCTCTTTCCAGTCAGTGTGAATTATAGTTGTATcttgacaaaatgtggaaaagtggcACCGGACATTTGTCCTGCAGCATTTAAACTTAACTAACGTTACAGGACAGTTGAGAAATGCATTGGGTGCGTAAACCTGATTACGGCGTCCACCCACGGTTCTCATAATGACACAAGTCACATTTAGATTATCGTAATTAATTTTAAGAGGATGCAACTGTAGGATGCAACTGCATGGGTCCTTTCCAAATTCTGATGCGCATTTAAACATGTTAGAATAACtgccacatttacttttcctcagccaacaagaccagTAATGAACAGCAACATCACtaacctatgtcaatctactatcccccatagtagaaaagtttaCATTCTATTGGTCAGTTTTTCGTTATGTGCGAGAAAGAAATGGCCTATTCCAAACCGACTCAGGGACAGTTGTGGGAAGATGGATCTTAAATTCATACtaccagtaggcctaggctacatctgACAAAAATGTGACTGCAATGATGCTGATGCAACAGAACAGAATGTTGATAAAACTATTTTTCTTCTCATTATAAGCGAAGCAATgtgcacaaggcagtaggctacatACTAATGTTCGttccttaaagtggaactgatgGAGTTTTAagtactttgcagatatgaaacagacaatcatcagtcaaaaatataaatttcCCAGTTTATGcgacaaaaccaactttataagaggttttagTAATAGGTTCTGTTCTCCTCAACCTTCCATGACATTCACTAAGgtattgttggcagaatagatggattttatatatatatatatatatatataaataaataaataaataaataaataaataaataaataaataaataaaatagatggAAGCATTTCAATGcttgattaatataattcaccaatacatttaaTTCACCCACActctcactccagtgtttaattgctaaattgtaatgacttcgccactacggcctatttattgccttaacaccctaaacttacctcatttgcacacactgtatatagattttttctattgtattattgactgtgcgtttgtttattccatgtgtaactgtgttgttgtttgtgtcgcactgctttgctttatcttggccaggttgcagttgaaaatgagaacttgttctcaactggcctacctggttaaataaaggtgaaaaaatatatttaaaaaaataacatttcttggtattccaaaaatattgctatccggttgtaaatcacagatgatctggtacattgtttgctgcctccattggGATGCACTGTTTTAGTTTCAATGGCtcaatataaaaaatacaaaaaaattgaataatgtaactaaggctgggattgtcaatacaatcaaactagcaaagaTCACACGTCTGTCATAACGTGACTAATAGGCTAGCACATCtgtttatgtagcaagctaaaaacacagagtcTAACATTAGCtacatgtcattggaggagtgggtgagtgacactttttcccctcatattgTTTTTTGGTGGCTTTACTATACTCAGCTAGAGATGCAgatgtcatttggttagctagcaagaacttgaacaactgttatccagttagcatatcgCTTGCTTTCGGAAATTCACTCTCACTATCCACTCCTATTTcaaagcactctcgtctgagtgtgcaaGAGCGCAGAAtgactgatgaatttacgaaagcGCAACACCCACTAAATATGACCGTCCGGggtcagtaaacgtaggcaaagaaagtaatagttagtcaagaacgctcaagataacatgtaaacagcctaactagctctgctagggtgagtaaaatggtcagagtaagGTGTTGTCTCATTTGTGTTTGGAAATACTGTAGCAAGTTAGCGTTGGGTGCTTGTTTGGGACAAGCATGTATTGTTGTCAgccaagctgcagaaggacgagtaggctacaattccccatcgTTTCAGTGCAATTTTGAGGGTTTATGTAATGTTCCTTCGTTATATTTTAGCTCTTCTTTCTCTGtgtagcattagttgttgatcttttTGTTGATATGCatgactgagggagagagagcctacctttttcatggttgtttgatcaataggactgtgaagttcccaaatgtaagaggactcccaagtggtatttac includes these proteins:
- the LOC115161310 gene encoding FUN14 domain-containing protein 1 — encoded protein: MADREEDPENEDTYEVVDLTQYARRQQWWGCLFGGNNSGPMAEKYSVATQIALGGVSGWCAGYLFQKVGKIAATAVGGGFLLLQIANHSGYVQVDWKRVEKDVNKAKRHLKKKADRAVPELNSFIDQSTEFVKTNIIVTSGFFGGFLLGLAS